Proteins from a single region of Meles meles chromosome 10, mMelMel3.1 paternal haplotype, whole genome shotgun sequence:
- the CPA4 gene encoding carboxypeptidase A4 isoform X1 gives MKWILFFGALIGLSVCGPEKFFGDQVFRINVRNGDEISKLSQLVNSDNLKLNVWKSLSTFSRPVDVLVPSISLQPVKSFLKSQGLEYSVTIKDLQALLDNEDEEMHRNEGQERSSNNFNYGAYHSLEAIYREMDNIAGDFPELATRVKIGHSFENRPMYVLKFSTAEGRQRRPAVWLNAGIHSREWISQATAIWTARKIASDYGKDPAITTILEKMDIFLLPVANPDGYVYTQTQNRLWRKTRSVNPGSPCVGADPNRNWNASFAGEGASDNPCSEIYHGPQANSEVEVKSVVDFIQEHGNFKCFIDLHSYSQLLMYPYGYTVKKAPDADELDKVARRAAKALASLSGTTYQVGPTCTTVYPASGSSVDWAYDHGIKYAFTFELRDTGHYGFLLPANQIIPTAEETWLGLKTIMEHVRDNLY, from the exons ATGAAGTGGATATTGTTCTTTGGGGCCCTTATTGGACTCAGCGTCTGTGGCCCAGAAAAGTTTTTTGG GGACCAAGTTTTTAGGATTAATGTCAGAAATGGAGACGAGATCAGCAAACTAAGTCAGCTAGTGAATTCAGACAACCTTAAG CTCAACGTCTGGAAATCTCTCTCCACCTTCAGTCGTCCTGTGGATGTCTTGGTCCCATCTATCAGTCTGCAGCCAGTCAAATCCTTCTTGAAGTCGCAGGGCTTAGAGTACTCAGTGACAATTAAAGACCTGCAG GCCCTTTTAGATAACGAAGATGAAGAAATGCACCGCAATGAAGGGCAAGAGCGGAGCAGTAATAACTTCAACTATGGGGCCTACCATTCCCTGGAAGCG ATTTACCGTGAGATGGACAACATTGCCGGAGATTTTCCTGAGTTGGCGACCAGGGTGAAGATTGGGCATTCGTTTGAAAACCGGCCCATGTATGTACTGAAG TTCAGCACCGCGGAAGGCAGGCAGCGGCGGCCAGCCGTTTGGCTGAACGCAGGCATCCATTCCCGGGAGTGGATCTCGCAGGCCACGGCGATCTGGACTGCGAGGAAG ATCGCATCTGATTATGGGAAGGACccagccatcaccaccatcttgGAGAAAATGGATATTTTCTTGTTGCCTGTGGCCAATCCTGACGGATATGTGTACACACAAACTCAA AACCGACTATGGAGGAAGACACGGTCCGTCAATCCTGGAAGCCCTTGCGTTGGTGCTGATCCAAACAGAAATTGGAATGCTAGTTTTGCAg GAGAGGGGGCCAGTGACAACCCTTGCTCTGAGATATACCATGGACCCCAAGCCAACTCAGAAGTGGAGGTGAAGTCGGTGGTAGATTTCATCCAAGAACATGGGAATTTCAAATGCTTCATCGACTTGCACAGCTACTCACAGCTGCTGATGTATCCATATGGGTACACGGTCAAGAAGGCCCCGGATGCTGATGAGCTG GACAAGGTGGCGAGGCGTGCGGCCAAAGCTCTGGCTTCTCTGTCGGGCACGACGTACCAAGTGGGTCCTACTTGCACCACTGTCT ATCCAGCTAGCGGGAGCAGTGTTGACTGGGCGTATGATCATGGCATCAAGTATGCGTTCACGTTTGAGTTGAGAGATACTGGGCACTATGGCTTCCTCCTGCCAGCCAACCAGATCATCCCCACTGCAGAGGAGACCTGGTTGGGGCTGAAGACCATCATGGAGCATGTGCGGGACAATCTCTACTAG
- the CPA4 gene encoding carboxypeptidase A4 isoform X2, translating into MKWILFFGALIGLSVCGPEKFFGDQVFRINVRNGDEISKLSQLVNSDNLKLNVWKSLSTFSRPVDVLVPSISLQPVKSFLKSQGLEYSVTIKDLQIYREMDNIAGDFPELATRVKIGHSFENRPMYVLKFSTAEGRQRRPAVWLNAGIHSREWISQATAIWTARKIASDYGKDPAITTILEKMDIFLLPVANPDGYVYTQTQNRLWRKTRSVNPGSPCVGADPNRNWNASFAGEGASDNPCSEIYHGPQANSEVEVKSVVDFIQEHGNFKCFIDLHSYSQLLMYPYGYTVKKAPDADELDKVARRAAKALASLSGTTYQVGPTCTTVYPASGSSVDWAYDHGIKYAFTFELRDTGHYGFLLPANQIIPTAEETWLGLKTIMEHVRDNLY; encoded by the exons ATGAAGTGGATATTGTTCTTTGGGGCCCTTATTGGACTCAGCGTCTGTGGCCCAGAAAAGTTTTTTGG GGACCAAGTTTTTAGGATTAATGTCAGAAATGGAGACGAGATCAGCAAACTAAGTCAGCTAGTGAATTCAGACAACCTTAAG CTCAACGTCTGGAAATCTCTCTCCACCTTCAGTCGTCCTGTGGATGTCTTGGTCCCATCTATCAGTCTGCAGCCAGTCAAATCCTTCTTGAAGTCGCAGGGCTTAGAGTACTCAGTGACAATTAAAGACCTGCAG ATTTACCGTGAGATGGACAACATTGCCGGAGATTTTCCTGAGTTGGCGACCAGGGTGAAGATTGGGCATTCGTTTGAAAACCGGCCCATGTATGTACTGAAG TTCAGCACCGCGGAAGGCAGGCAGCGGCGGCCAGCCGTTTGGCTGAACGCAGGCATCCATTCCCGGGAGTGGATCTCGCAGGCCACGGCGATCTGGACTGCGAGGAAG ATCGCATCTGATTATGGGAAGGACccagccatcaccaccatcttgGAGAAAATGGATATTTTCTTGTTGCCTGTGGCCAATCCTGACGGATATGTGTACACACAAACTCAA AACCGACTATGGAGGAAGACACGGTCCGTCAATCCTGGAAGCCCTTGCGTTGGTGCTGATCCAAACAGAAATTGGAATGCTAGTTTTGCAg GAGAGGGGGCCAGTGACAACCCTTGCTCTGAGATATACCATGGACCCCAAGCCAACTCAGAAGTGGAGGTGAAGTCGGTGGTAGATTTCATCCAAGAACATGGGAATTTCAAATGCTTCATCGACTTGCACAGCTACTCACAGCTGCTGATGTATCCATATGGGTACACGGTCAAGAAGGCCCCGGATGCTGATGAGCTG GACAAGGTGGCGAGGCGTGCGGCCAAAGCTCTGGCTTCTCTGTCGGGCACGACGTACCAAGTGGGTCCTACTTGCACCACTGTCT ATCCAGCTAGCGGGAGCAGTGTTGACTGGGCGTATGATCATGGCATCAAGTATGCGTTCACGTTTGAGTTGAGAGATACTGGGCACTATGGCTTCCTCCTGCCAGCCAACCAGATCATCCCCACTGCAGAGGAGACCTGGTTGGGGCTGAAGACCATCATGGAGCATGTGCGGGACAATCTCTACTAG